A stretch of Shinella zoogloeoides DNA encodes these proteins:
- a CDS encoding GH36-type glycosyl hydrolase domain-containing protein → MPLNTTPQAPRDADAKQIDYNDSIRATYLTLEELAECGETLARDRTASLPGYRPFEFRPRHKENEKEIFRVYQATAKDVEAGAQITPAAEWLLDNYYVIEEAIQEVRRDFPRRFFRQLPTMEIDGQPIPRTLALAWLYVAHTHSGVSVESLTAFVQGFQKIDALKIGELWALPSFVRFVLLENLRRISSRVERSRKMRIKANEVADELVRLNDPEKCIAHLSALESFVEDNTFVIQLLYRLRDGLQASGAVIQWLERKIESRGSDLEELIVAENNRLSSGNVTMSSLIKGLRTVDDTEWPGWFESVSRLDEALRQRSDYSDLDFGSRNKYRNSIERFARRSGKTELEVTETALDMTAEDAAAHADDPDYEANVASFIVGKQRKLLEKRIGYRPTAVQRVVRLTRKLDWLAVAGPNIILTLLAMIAVYYFLDQLDIPNGAWLIMLILFALPASEGATGLFNTLVTFFVTPSRLVGYEFKDGIPDDARTLLVVPCLISKRDHVDELVRNLEVHYLANPRGEIYFALISDWADSQVEETPADLDVLDYAKREIATLSARYAYDGRTRFYLLHRRRLYNPSEGAWMGWERKRGKLHELNLLLRGDGDTTFLPGANIVPANVKYVMTLDSDTRLMRDAVTKLVGKMHHPINRPVIDEATGEIVTGYSILQPRVTPSLTTGKEASTFQRIFSADRGVDPYVFTVSDVYQDLAGEGTFTGKGLYHVDAFEAAVKGRIGENAVLSHDLLEGSLSRCALVTDVELVEDFPTRYGVETSRQHRWARGDWQLLPYLFGPSSGIPMLGRWKMYDNLRRSLIPIGWLVASVMGWYYMEPRQALIWQLVLIFLLFVAPTLSLISGIMPRSSDIVARAHVHRVLSDIRAANAQVALRIVFIAHSAALMADAIVRSLYRTFVSGKLMLEWRTAAQADSGARGGILAHYRSMWQAPALAVVSVALAMISDTGLPFIGVPFALVWMLSPMIAWYVSQTAETEDQLVVSDYVATELRKIARRTWRYFETFVTAEQHFLPPDNFQETPQPVLAERTSPTNIGVYLLSVISARDFGWISFEETVRRLEQTIATIDGMPKYRGHLYNWYRTNTLETLGPRYVSAVDSGNLAGHLIAVSSMCREWAEAPSAHLQGSLDGIGDVAAILSETLKQLPDDRKTVRPLRRLVEERIEGFHNALAAVKREHEFASIRVINLSVLARDINKLIVNLDHEIKSAESGELAAWAGGLVATCEAHIADSVFDLGSIEGLRDRLVVLRDRSRDIAFSMDFGFLFRQERRLLSIGYRVETNELDEACYDLLASEARLTSLFAIAKGDLPTEHWYKLGRPVVPVGSRGALVSWSGSMFEYLMPPLVMQERQGGILNQTNNLVVVEQMNHGRRLGTPWGISEAAFNARDHELTYQYTNFGVPTLGLKRGLGQNAVIAPYASLLAAQYAPKEALENLERLRKLGALGVYGFHDAVDFTPTRVPEGKTCAVVKNYMAHHHGMSIAAVANVVFNGALRERFHADPVIEAAELLLQEKAPRDIPVINAKREPETVGSTQADLLRPEIRIFKDPISREREAVFLSNGHYSVMLTATGAGYSRWNGQSVTRWKPDPTEDRWGSFLFLRDMATNEWWSATAEPKRIEGEETKTQFGDDKAEFVKTIGKLTSEVEVIVATEHDAEGRRLTLLNTGTEDRFIEVTSYMEPVISTDDADNAHPLFSKMFVRTEIGKRGDVIRAERQKRNPNEPDMAVAHLIVDNAGPSRRTEIETDRRRFIGRGRSLANAAAFDAGAQLSGTDGFTLDPIMALRRVVRVPAGKKVKVIFWTIAAPSRAEVDAAIDRYRHPDAFNHEMIHAWTRSQVHMRHVGVTSQEAASFQMLGRYLTYPDMHLRADTGTIETGLAAQSALWPLAISGDFPIFVLRINDEIDLDVAREALRAQEYLRHRGVTADLVILNERAASYAQDMQHTLDYLCENLRMRGQSDGVRQHVFTVRRDLMDTSTWQALLATARAVFHARNGSLADQIARTASLYSTPRGEDEVKAETPVAKLPAPVAEPVAIDGEGLTFWNGFGGFNADRREYAVRLRGGEATPQPWINVIANREFGFHVSAEGAGFTWSRNSRDFQLTPWTNDPVVNRPGEAFYVRDRERGTVMTPFAALSRKPSVKFETWHGLGYTAFRSWEDGIELDLVQTVDPEDPVKYSRLVVKNTGDTERSLSVYGYVEWVLGNNPSKTAPFVLTSQDEESGALFAANPYSLDFAGRTSFFAVDTPLTGFTARRRDFIGRIGDIVLPVAVATGEPLPGNADGIGDPCAALAVDITLKPGEKRELLFVLGDTADADSARALADKARTADFDTVMASVRTFWEGFTGTLQVKTPDAALDRMVNDWLPYQALGCRIMARTAFYQASGAYGFRDQLQDTLAFLLHHPELARKQILNAAARQFVEGDVQHWWLPDTGAGVRTMISDDVVWLAYAVEYYCRVTGDRAVLDETLAFIEGPALAEGQHDSFYRPNRSGEEAPLYEHCARALDLALKRTGENGLPLMLGGDWNDGMNRVGEAGRGTSVWLGWFLAGTLRGFIPLARAHGDHVRADAWEGHLGRLKESLETAGWDGGYYRRGYYDDGTPLGSATSDECRIDSIAQSWSVLSGEGDADRSRQAMNAVMAELVDRENGIIRLFTPPLSETPQEPGYIKAYPPGVRENGGQYTHAATWVVLALARQGRGDDAFACLDLLNPVKHALDADAAERYRVEPYVVAADVYGEGERTGRGGWTWYTGSAGWLYRAAVEGILGIRKEGGRLFVAPVLPAAWNGYSATLVIDGKKLSIRVDRADEGGWQATINGVALDALDKGYPL, encoded by the coding sequence ATGCCCCTGAACACTACGCCGCAAGCTCCGCGCGACGCCGATGCCAAGCAGATCGACTATAACGACTCGATCCGCGCCACCTATCTGACGCTGGAGGAGCTGGCCGAATGCGGCGAGACGCTCGCGCGCGACAGGACGGCATCGCTGCCCGGCTACCGGCCCTTCGAGTTCCGCCCCCGGCACAAGGAGAACGAGAAGGAAATCTTCCGCGTCTATCAGGCGACGGCCAAGGATGTGGAAGCGGGCGCCCAGATCACCCCGGCGGCCGAATGGCTGCTCGACAACTACTACGTCATCGAAGAGGCCATCCAGGAAGTCCGCCGCGACTTCCCGCGCCGCTTCTTCCGCCAGCTTCCGACCATGGAGATCGACGGCCAGCCGATCCCGCGCACGCTGGCGCTCGCCTGGCTCTATGTCGCCCATACGCATAGCGGCGTCTCCGTGGAGAGCCTGACGGCCTTCGTGCAGGGTTTCCAGAAGATCGACGCGCTGAAGATCGGCGAACTCTGGGCGCTGCCCTCCTTCGTGCGCTTCGTGCTGCTCGAGAACCTGCGCCGCATTTCCAGCCGCGTCGAGCGCTCGCGCAAGATGCGCATCAAGGCCAATGAGGTGGCCGACGAACTGGTGCGCCTCAACGACCCGGAAAAGTGCATCGCGCATCTCAGCGCGCTGGAAAGCTTCGTCGAGGACAACACCTTCGTCATCCAGCTTCTCTATCGCCTGCGCGACGGCCTTCAGGCCTCCGGCGCGGTGATCCAGTGGCTGGAGCGCAAGATCGAGAGCCGCGGCAGCGACCTCGAGGAACTGATCGTCGCGGAAAACAACCGCCTGTCTTCCGGCAACGTCACGATGAGTTCGCTCATCAAGGGCCTGCGCACGGTGGACGATACGGAATGGCCCGGCTGGTTCGAGAGTGTCAGCCGCCTCGACGAGGCGCTGCGCCAGCGCTCCGACTATAGCGATCTCGATTTCGGCTCGCGCAACAAGTACCGCAATTCCATCGAGCGCTTCGCCCGCCGCTCCGGCAAGACGGAGCTGGAAGTCACGGAAACGGCGCTCGACATGACGGCGGAAGACGCCGCGGCCCATGCGGACGATCCAGACTACGAGGCCAATGTCGCCTCCTTCATCGTCGGCAAGCAGCGCAAGCTCCTGGAAAAGCGCATCGGCTACCGGCCGACGGCGGTGCAGCGCGTCGTGCGCCTCACCCGCAAGCTCGACTGGCTGGCGGTGGCCGGGCCGAACATCATCCTCACGCTGCTGGCGATGATTGCGGTCTACTATTTTCTCGACCAGCTCGACATTCCGAACGGCGCCTGGCTGATCATGCTGATCCTCTTCGCGCTGCCGGCCTCGGAAGGCGCGACGGGTCTCTTCAACACGCTCGTCACCTTCTTCGTTACGCCCTCGCGGCTTGTCGGCTACGAGTTCAAGGACGGCATTCCCGACGACGCGCGCACGCTGCTCGTCGTGCCCTGTCTCATTTCCAAGCGCGACCATGTCGACGAACTGGTGCGCAACCTCGAAGTCCACTACCTCGCCAATCCGCGCGGCGAGATCTATTTCGCGCTGATCAGCGACTGGGCCGACAGCCAGGTGGAGGAAACGCCGGCCGACCTCGACGTGCTGGACTATGCCAAGCGCGAGATCGCCACGCTCTCCGCCCGCTATGCCTATGACGGGCGCACGCGCTTCTACCTCCTCCACCGCCGCCGCCTCTACAATCCTTCGGAAGGCGCGTGGATGGGCTGGGAGCGCAAGCGCGGCAAGCTGCACGAACTGAACCTGCTGCTGCGCGGCGACGGCGACACGACCTTCCTGCCGGGCGCCAATATCGTGCCGGCGAATGTCAAATATGTCATGACGCTCGATTCCGACACGCGCCTGATGCGCGATGCGGTGACGAAGCTCGTCGGCAAGATGCACCACCCGATCAACCGCCCCGTCATCGACGAGGCGACGGGCGAGATCGTCACCGGCTATTCCATCCTCCAGCCGCGCGTCACGCCCTCGCTGACGACCGGCAAGGAAGCCTCCACCTTCCAGCGCATCTTCTCCGCCGACCGCGGCGTGGACCCTTACGTCTTCACCGTCTCCGACGTCTATCAGGACCTTGCGGGCGAGGGCACCTTCACCGGCAAGGGCCTCTATCACGTCGACGCTTTCGAGGCGGCCGTGAAGGGCCGCATCGGCGAGAACGCGGTGCTCAGCCACGACCTGCTCGAAGGCTCGCTCTCGCGCTGCGCGCTGGTGACGGATGTGGAACTCGTCGAGGACTTCCCGACCCGCTACGGCGTCGAGACCTCGCGCCAGCATCGCTGGGCGCGCGGCGACTGGCAGTTGCTGCCCTATCTCTTCGGCCCGTCGAGCGGCATTCCCATGCTCGGCCGCTGGAAGATGTACGACAACCTGCGCCGCAGCCTCATCCCCATCGGCTGGCTCGTCGCCTCCGTCATGGGCTGGTACTACATGGAGCCGCGCCAGGCGCTGATCTGGCAGCTCGTGCTGATCTTCCTGCTCTTCGTCGCGCCGACGCTGTCGCTCATCTCGGGCATCATGCCGCGCAGCAGCGATATCGTCGCGCGCGCCCATGTGCATCGCGTGCTGTCCGATATCCGCGCGGCCAATGCGCAGGTCGCGCTGCGCATCGTCTTCATCGCCCATTCGGCGGCGTTGATGGCGGACGCCATCGTGCGCTCGCTCTACCGCACCTTCGTCAGCGGCAAGCTGATGCTGGAATGGCGCACGGCCGCGCAGGCCGACAGCGGCGCGCGTGGCGGAATCCTCGCCCATTACAGGTCCATGTGGCAGGCCCCGGCGCTTGCCGTGGTTTCCGTGGCGCTCGCCATGATCTCGGATACGGGCCTGCCCTTCATCGGCGTACCCTTCGCGCTGGTCTGGATGCTCTCGCCGATGATCGCCTGGTATGTCAGTCAGACGGCCGAGACCGAGGACCAGCTCGTCGTCTCCGACTACGTCGCGACCGAACTGCGCAAGATCGCGCGACGCACCTGGCGCTATTTCGAGACCTTCGTCACCGCCGAGCAGCACTTCCTGCCGCCGGACAATTTCCAGGAAACACCGCAGCCGGTTCTGGCCGAGCGCACTTCCCCGACCAATATCGGCGTCTATCTGCTCTCCGTCATCTCTGCCCGCGATTTCGGCTGGATCAGCTTCGAGGAGACGGTCCGCCGCCTCGAGCAGACCATCGCCACCATCGACGGCATGCCGAAATATCGCGGCCATCTCTACAACTGGTATCGCACCAACACGCTGGAAACGCTAGGGCCGCGCTACGTCTCGGCGGTCGACAGCGGCAACCTTGCCGGCCACCTCATCGCCGTCTCCTCCATGTGCCGCGAATGGGCCGAAGCCCCGTCCGCCCATCTCCAGGGCAGCCTCGACGGCATCGGCGACGTCGCCGCCATCCTCTCCGAAACGCTGAAGCAGCTCCCGGACGACCGCAAGACGGTCCGCCCGCTCCGCCGCCTCGTCGAGGAGCGCATCGAGGGCTTCCACAATGCGCTCGCAGCCGTCAAGCGCGAGCACGAATTCGCCTCCATCCGCGTCATCAATCTTTCGGTCTTGGCGCGCGATATCAACAAGCTGATCGTCAATCTCGACCACGAGATCAAATCGGCGGAAAGCGGCGAGCTTGCCGCCTGGGCCGGCGGGCTGGTTGCGACCTGCGAGGCGCATATCGCCGACAGCGTCTTCGACCTCGGCTCCATCGAGGGCCTGCGCGACCGCCTCGTCGTGCTGCGCGACCGCTCGCGCGACATCGCCTTCTCGATGGACTTCGGCTTCCTCTTCCGTCAGGAGCGCCGCCTTCTCTCCATCGGCTACCGCGTCGAGACGAACGAGCTGGACGAAGCCTGCTACGATCTGCTCGCCTCCGAGGCGCGTCTGACCAGCCTCTTCGCCATCGCCAAGGGCGACCTTCCGACCGAGCACTGGTACAAGCTCGGCCGTCCGGTCGTGCCGGTCGGCTCGCGCGGGGCGCTGGTTTCCTGGTCCGGCTCGATGTTCGAATATCTGATGCCCCCGCTCGTCATGCAGGAGCGTCAGGGCGGTATTCTCAACCAGACGAACAATCTCGTCGTGGTCGAGCAGATGAACCACGGCCGCCGCCTCGGCACGCCCTGGGGCATCTCGGAAGCGGCCTTCAACGCCCGCGACCATGAGCTGACCTACCAGTACACCAATTTCGGCGTGCCGACGCTCGGCCTCAAGCGCGGCCTCGGCCAGAACGCCGTCATCGCGCCCTATGCCTCGCTGCTGGCTGCCCAGTATGCGCCGAAGGAAGCGCTCGAAAACCTCGAGCGCCTGCGCAAGCTCGGCGCGCTCGGCGTCTACGGCTTCCACGACGCCGTCGACTTCACGCCGACCCGCGTGCCCGAGGGCAAGACCTGCGCCGTGGTGAAGAACTACATGGCGCACCATCACGGCATGTCCATCGCCGCCGTCGCCAATGTCGTCTTCAACGGGGCACTGCGCGAACGCTTCCATGCCGATCCGGTCATCGAGGCGGCCGAACTGCTGTTGCAGGAAAAGGCCCCGCGCGACATTCCGGTCATCAACGCCAAGCGTGAGCCGGAAACCGTCGGCAGCACGCAGGCCGACCTGCTGCGCCCGGAAATCCGCATCTTCAAGGACCCGATCTCGCGCGAACGCGAGGCCGTGTTCCTGTCGAACGGCCACTACTCCGTCATGCTCACGGCGACCGGCGCCGGTTACTCCCGCTGGAACGGCCAGTCCGTCACCCGCTGGAAGCCCGACCCGACGGAAGACCGCTGGGGTTCCTTCCTCTTCCTGCGCGACATGGCGACGAACGAGTGGTGGTCCGCCACCGCCGAGCCGAAGCGCATCGAGGGCGAGGAGACGAAGACCCAGTTCGGCGACGACAAGGCGGAATTTGTCAAGACCATCGGCAAGCTCACCAGCGAGGTCGAAGTCATCGTCGCCACCGAGCACGATGCCGAAGGCCGCCGCCTGACGCTGCTCAACACCGGCACGGAAGACCGCTTCATCGAGGTGACCTCCTATATGGAGCCGGTCATCTCGACGGATGACGCCGACAACGCCCATCCGCTCTTCTCGAAGATGTTCGTGCGCACCGAGATCGGCAAGCGCGGCGACGTCATCCGCGCCGAGCGCCAGAAGCGCAATCCGAACGAGCCGGACATGGCGGTCGCCCATCTGATCGTCGACAATGCCGGCCCGTCGCGCCGTACCGAGATCGAGACCGACCGCCGCCGCTTCATCGGCCGCGGCCGCTCGCTGGCAAATGCCGCCGCCTTCGACGCCGGCGCGCAGCTCTCGGGCACGGACGGCTTCACGCTCGATCCGATCATGGCGCTGCGCCGCGTGGTGCGCGTTCCGGCTGGCAAGAAGGTCAAGGTCATCTTCTGGACCATTGCGGCCCCGAGCCGCGCCGAGGTGGACGCGGCCATCGACCGCTATCGCCACCCGGACGCCTTCAACCATGAAATGATCCATGCCTGGACGCGCTCGCAGGTGCATATGCGCCATGTCGGCGTCACCTCGCAGGAGGCGGCGAGCTTCCAGATGCTCGGCCGCTACCTCACCTATCCGGACATGCATCTGCGGGCCGATACCGGCACGATCGAGACCGGCCTTGCCGCCCAGTCGGCGCTTTGGCCGCTGGCGATCTCGGGCGATTTCCCGATCTTCGTTTTGCGCATCAACGATGAAATCGACCTCGATGTCGCCCGCGAGGCGCTGCGCGCGCAGGAATATCTGCGTCATCGCGGCGTCACCGCCGATCTCGTCATTCTCAACGAGCGTGCGGCGTCCTATGCGCAGGACATGCAGCACACGCTCGATTATCTGTGCGAGAACCTGCGCATGCGCGGACAGTCGGACGGCGTGCGCCAGCATGTCTTCACGGTGCGCCGCGACCTGATGGATACCTCCACCTGGCAGGCGCTGCTGGCGACCGCCCGCGCGGTCTTCCACGCGCGTAACGGTTCGCTTGCCGACCAGATCGCCCGCACGGCCTCGCTCTATTCGACGCCGCGCGGCGAGGACGAGGTCAAGGCGGAAACGCCGGTGGCCAAGCTGCCGGCACCCGTTGCCGAACCCGTCGCCATCGACGGCGAGGGCCTGACCTTCTGGAACGGTTTTGGCGGCTTCAATGCCGACCGCCGCGAATATGCCGTGCGCCTGCGCGGCGGCGAGGCGACGCCCCAGCCGTGGATCAACGTCATCGCCAACCGCGAATTCGGCTTCCACGTCTCGGCGGAAGGTGCGGGCTTCACCTGGAGCCGCAATTCGCGCGACTTCCAGCTCACGCCCTGGACCAACGATCCGGTCGTCAACCGTCCGGGCGAGGCCTTCTATGTGCGCGATCGCGAGCGCGGCACGGTCATGACGCCGTTCGCGGCGCTGTCGCGCAAGCCATCGGTCAAGTTCGAGACCTGGCATGGCCTCGGCTACACCGCCTTCCGAAGCTGGGAGGACGGGATCGAGCTCGATCTGGTGCAGACGGTCGACCCGGAAGACCCGGTCAAATATTCGCGCCTCGTCGTGAAGAACACCGGCGACACGGAACGCAGCCTCTCCGTCTACGGCTATGTCGAATGGGTCCTCGGCAACAATCCCTCTAAAACGGCGCCCTTCGTGCTGACCAGTCAGGACGAGGAGAGCGGTGCGCTCTTCGCCGCCAATCCCTACAGCCTCGATTTCGCCGGCCGGACCAGCTTCTTCGCCGTCGATACGCCGCTGACGGGCTTTACCGCTAGACGCCGCGATTTCATCGGCCGCATCGGCGATATCGTCCTGCCGGTCGCCGTCGCCACGGGCGAACCGCTGCCCGGCAATGCCGACGGCATCGGCGATCCCTGTGCGGCGCTTGCCGTCGATATCACGCTGAAGCCGGGCGAGAAGCGCGAACTGCTCTTCGTGCTCGGCGACACCGCCGATGCGGACAGCGCCCGCGCGCTGGCCGACAAGGCCCGCACGGCCGATTTCGATACGGTCATGGCGTCGGTGCGCACCTTCTGGGAGGGCTTTACCGGCACGCTGCAGGTCAAGACGCCGGATGCGGCGCTCGACCGCATGGTCAACGACTGGCTGCCCTATCAGGCGCTCGGCTGCCGCATCATGGCCCGCACCGCCTTCTATCAGGCAAGCGGGGCCTATGGCTTCCGCGACCAGTTGCAGGACACGCTGGCCTTCCTGCTGCATCACCCGGAGCTTGCCCGCAAGCAGATCCTCAATGCGGCCGCGCGCCAGTTCGTCGAGGGTGACGTGCAGCACTGGTGGCTGCCGGATACCGGCGCCGGCGTGCGCACGATGATCTCGGATGATGTGGTGTGGCTCGCTTATGCGGTGGAATATTATTGCCGTGTGACCGGCGACCGCGCCGTGCTCGATGAGACGCTTGCCTTCATCGAAGGTCCGGCGCTTGCCGAGGGCCAGCACGATTCCTTCTACAGGCCCAACCGTTCGGGCGAGGAAGCGCCGCTCTACGAGCATTGCGCCCGTGCTCTCGATCTTGCCCTGAAGCGCACCGGCGAGAACGGCCTGCCGCTCATGCTCGGCGGCGACTGGAACGACGGTATGAACCGGGTCGGCGAAGCCGGCCGCGGCACCAGCGTCTGGCTCGGCTGGTTCCTTGCCGGCACGCTGCGCGGCTTCATCCCGCTCGCCCGCGCGCATGGCGATCATGTTCGCGCCGACGCGTGGGAAGGCCATCTCGGCCGCCTCAAGGAATCGCTGGAAACGGCGGGCTGGGACGGCGGCTATTACCGTCGCGGCTATTATGACGACGGAACGCCGCTCGGCTCGGCGACAAGCGACGAATGCCGCATCGATTCCATCGCGCAGAGCTGGAGCGTGCTGTCCGGCGAAGGCGATGCGGATCGCTCGCGTCAGGCGATGAACGCCGTCATGGCCGAGCTTGTCGACCGGGAGAACGGCATCATCCGCCTGTTCACCCCGCCGCTTTCCGAAACCCCGCAGGAGCCGGGCTATATCAAGGCTTATCCTCCGGGTGTGCGTGAGAATGGCGGCCAGTATACCCATGCCGCAACCTGGGTCGTGCTGGCGCTGGCGCGGCAGGGCAGGGGCGACGATGCCTTCGCCTGCCTCGACCTGCTGAATCCCGTCAAGCACGCGCTCGATGCGGACGCGGCCGAGCGCTACCGCGTGGAACCCTATGTGGTCGCCGCCGACGTCTATGGCGAAGGCGAGCGCACGGGCCGCGGCGGCTGGACCTGGTATACGGGCTCGGCCGGCTGGCTTTACCGCGCGGCGGTCGAGGGCATTCTCGGCATCCGCAAGGAAGGCGGCCGCCTCTTCGTCGCGCCGGTGCTTCCGGCGGCGTGGAATGGCTACAGCGCGACGCTGGTCATCGACGGCAAGAAACTCTCCATCCGTGTCGACCGCGCGGACGAAGGCGGATGGCAGGCGACGATCAACGGCGTCGCTCTCGATGCCCTGGACAAGGGCTACCCGCTCTGA
- a CDS encoding glucan ABC transporter ATP-binding protein/ permease gives MSLFQVYARALSYLGIYKLRVGLVVAANIVLAVITIAEPILFGRIIDAISTKSDVTPILLMWAGFGLFNTVAYVLVAREADRLAHGRRASLLTEAFGRIISMPLAWHSQRGTSNALHTLLRACETLFSLWLEFMRTHLATAVALTLLIPTAFSMDYRLSLVLMVLGALYVVIGKVVMNRTREGQASVENHYHTVFSHVSDSISNVSVVHSYNRIEAETRELKQFAERLINAQFPVLDWWALASALNRIASTISMMTILVIGTVLVQRGEIRVGDVIAFIGFAGLLIGRLDQMKAFATQIFEARAKLEDFFTLEDAVKEREEPTGAGELGDVKGKVEYRNVSFDFANATQGVRDVSFTVEAGQTVAIVGPTGAGKTTLVNLLQRVYEPQSGQIFIDGVDIGTVTRRSLRHSIATVFQDAGLLNRSISDNIRLGREGASQEEIEAAAEAAAANDFIVSRQNGYETHVGERGNRLSGGERQRIAIARAILKNAPILVLDEATSALDVETEARVKTAIDSLRRGRTTFIIAHRLSTVREADLVVFMDHGQVAEMGTFNDLSQSNGRFAALLRASGILTDDDVRKSHTAA, from the coding sequence GTGTCTTTGTTTCAGGTCTATGCCAGGGCCCTCAGCTATCTTGGCATCTACAAGCTCCGGGTCGGGCTGGTGGTTGCCGCCAATATCGTTCTTGCCGTGATCACCATTGCCGAACCCATCCTGTTCGGCCGCATCATCGATGCCATTTCCACCAAGAGCGACGTCACGCCGATCCTCCTGATGTGGGCCGGCTTCGGTCTCTTCAACACCGTCGCCTATGTGCTCGTCGCGCGTGAGGCCGACCGGCTGGCCCATGGCCGCCGCGCCAGCCTCCTGACGGAAGCCTTCGGCCGCATCATCTCCATGCCGCTCGCCTGGCACAGCCAGCGCGGCACCTCCAACGCGCTGCACACGCTGCTGCGCGCCTGCGAGACGCTGTTCAGCCTGTGGCTGGAATTCATGCGCACGCATCTCGCCACCGCCGTGGCGCTCACCCTGCTCATCCCGACCGCCTTCTCGATGGACTACCGCCTGTCGCTGGTGCTGATGGTGCTCGGCGCGCTCTATGTCGTCATCGGCAAGGTGGTGATGAACCGCACACGCGAGGGACAGGCCTCGGTGGAGAACCATTACCACACCGTCTTCTCCCATGTGTCGGACTCGATCAGCAACGTCTCCGTGGTGCACAGCTACAACCGCATCGAGGCGGAGACGCGCGAACTGAAGCAGTTCGCCGAGCGGCTGATCAACGCGCAGTTCCCGGTACTCGACTGGTGGGCGCTCGCCAGCGCCCTCAACCGCATCGCCTCGACCATCTCGATGATGACGATCCTCGTCATCGGCACGGTGCTCGTCCAGCGGGGCGAAATCCGCGTCGGCGACGTCATCGCCTTCATCGGCTTCGCCGGCCTGCTCATCGGCCGCCTCGACCAGATGAAGGCCTTCGCCACGCAGATCTTCGAGGCGCGCGCCAAGCTGGAGGACTTCTTCACGCTGGAAGACGCCGTGAAGGAACGCGAGGAACCGACCGGCGCGGGCGAGCTCGGCGACGTGAAGGGCAAGGTCGAATACCGCAATGTCAGCTTCGACTTCGCCAATGCCACGCAGGGCGTGCGCGACGTTTCCTTCACGGTGGAAGCCGGCCAGACCGTCGCTATCGTCGGCCCGACGGGCGCCGGCAAGACGACGCTCGTCAACCTGCTCCAGCGCGTCTACGAGCCGCAATCCGGCCAGATCTTCATCGACGGCGTGGATATAGGGACGGTGACGCGCAGGTCGCTGCGCCACTCCATCGCCACCGTGTTCCAGGACGCGGGCCTGCTCAACCGCTCGATCTCCGACAATATCCGCCTCGGCCGCGAGGGCGCGAGCCAGGAGGAAATCGAGGCGGCGGCAGAAGCCGCGGCGGCGAACGACTTCATCGTCTCGCGCCAGAACGGCTACGAGACCCATGTCGGCGAGCGCGGCAATCGGCTTTCGGGCGGCGAGCGCCAGCGCATCGCCATCGCCCGCGCCATCCTGAAGAACGCACCGATCCTCGTGCTCGACGAGGCGACCAGCGCGCTCGACGTGGAGACGGAAGCCCGCGTGAAGACGGCCATCGACTCGCTGCGCCGGGGCCGCACGACCTTCATCATCGCGCACCGCCTGTCGACGGTCCGCGAGGCCGATCTCGTCGTCTTCATGGATCACGGTCAGGTCGCGGAGATGGGCACCTTCAACGATCTCAGCCAGAGCAACGGCCGCTTCGCCGCGCTGCTGCGCGCCAGCGGCATCCTGACCGACGACGACGTGCGCAAGAGCCACACGGCGGCCTGA
- a CDS encoding helix-turn-helix transcriptional regulator, producing MKINLLVQFLALIDELRGREETTAEFERLITLYGFEYYWLNQSPRPVESVLSLLLAGRWPEGWPETYLRRSYMQVDPTVRYLGHAQVGFRWRDTLGAFRASPHRKRMERMMVDARQNGLEDGYLFPVHGRRGLLGSLSIGGRPVELETAEMALFDSIARRLYWKLLHAADPQEAERLSAIVDVELTRREMEALALLAQGMTSHDIGRVLGISNHTVDWYMNGIQEKLGARNRHHAIAIAFRLGLVS from the coding sequence ATGAAGATCAACTTGCTGGTGCAGTTCCTTGCACTGATCGACGAGTTGCGTGGTAGGGAGGAGACGACTGCCGAATTCGAGCGTCTCATTACACTCTACGGCTTCGAGTATTATTGGCTTAACCAGTCGCCGAGACCGGTGGAAAGCGTGCTGAGCCTGCTGCTGGCAGGACGCTGGCCGGAAGGCTGGCCGGAGACCTATCTGCGCAGAAGCTATATGCAGGTCGATCCGACCGTGCGCTATCTCGGCCATGCCCAGGTGGGTTTCCGCTGGCGCGACACGCTCGGCGCGTTCCGGGCCAGCCCGCATCGCAAGCGCATGGAGCGCATGATGGTCGATGCGCGGCAGAACGGGCTGGAGGATGGCTATCTGTTTCCGGTCCATGGTCGGCGCGGCCTTCTCGGCAGCCTCAGCATCGGCGGCAGGCCGGTGGAGCTGGAGACCGCGGAGATGGCGCTGTTCGACAGCATCGCCCGCCGGCTCTACTGGAAGCTCCTTCACGCAGCCGACCCGCAGGAGGCCGAGCGGCTTTCGGCGATCGTCGACGTCGAGTTGACGCGGCGCGAGATGGAGGCGCTGGCGCTGCTCGCCCAGGGCATGACCTCGCACGATATCGGGCGCGTCCTCGGCATCTCGAACCATACGGTCGACTGGTACATGAACGGCATCCAGGAAAAGCTCGGCGCCCGCAACCGGCACCACGCCATCGCCATCGCCTTCCGCCTGGGGCTGGTCTCGTAG